A stretch of the Buchananella sp. 14KM1171 genome encodes the following:
- a CDS encoding YwiC-like family protein, translating into MPDQHGAWAMLALPPLLGVFTSGANWRHTPLLLAWWSGYFTYQAWAKWVKVRGPRKAEYRAPLAVYGAVTGVGAVASIASAPALLWWGLVLAPLIAVAVIEVLRRNERSLLSGVSTVLAAGLTLPIATSLGTAALSASAPVGTPGLAMSQVGWAGTTLVTAYFLGTVLHVKALIRERASLVYWWATTAWHAAFAVACVVAAAAIPAWLADVPSWVFWLQAALWCGLTVRTWAMVRAQHAGRRFTPKQIGIPEIAISVAVGGSVVPLLLG; encoded by the coding sequence GTGCCGGACCAGCACGGCGCGTGGGCCATGCTGGCGCTGCCGCCGCTGCTGGGCGTGTTCACCTCGGGGGCGAACTGGCGCCACACCCCTCTGCTGCTGGCCTGGTGGAGCGGGTACTTCACCTACCAGGCGTGGGCGAAGTGGGTGAAGGTGCGCGGCCCGCGCAAGGCGGAGTACCGAGCGCCGCTGGCGGTCTACGGGGCGGTCACTGGTGTCGGGGCGGTCGCCAGCATCGCCTCCGCGCCGGCGCTGCTGTGGTGGGGCCTGGTGCTCGCTCCGCTGATCGCGGTGGCGGTGATCGAGGTCTTGCGCCGCAACGAGCGCTCGCTGCTCTCCGGCGTCTCCACGGTTTTGGCTGCCGGACTCACGCTGCCCATCGCTACCAGCCTGGGCACGGCCGCACTGTCGGCCAGCGCGCCGGTCGGCACCCCTGGGCTGGCGATGAGCCAGGTGGGCTGGGCCGGCACCACCTTGGTGACCGCCTACTTCCTGGGCACTGTGTTGCACGTGAAGGCCCTGATCCGCGAGCGCGCTTCGCTGGTCTACTGGTGGGCCACCACGGCCTGGCACGCTGCCTTCGCCGTCGCGTGCGTGGTTGCGGCCGCCGCTATCCCCGCCTGGTTGGCCGACGTTCCCTCCTGGGTCTTCTGGCTCCAGGCCGCCCTTTGGTGTGGCCTGACGGTGCGGACGTGGGCGATGGTGCGCGCGCAGCACGCCGGGCGTCGCTTCACGCCCAAGCAGATCGGTATTCCGGAGATTGCGATCAGCGTGGCGGTGGGAGGCAGCGTCGTCCCCCTGCTGCTGGGCTAA